In the Urocitellus parryii isolate mUroPar1 chromosome 1, mUroPar1.hap1, whole genome shotgun sequence genome, AAAGTCAAcagcaaacttttaaaaaatattaataaagcttAAAAATGCTCTAAGCTTAAACTAATGTCTGtataccaaacaaaaaaataacacagCTATCAATTCAAAACTGTACACCAGTAATTCAATTTCTTAAAACAGATGTCTGTACAAACTTTGGAGGGACTGATActcccaagaagaaaaaaaaccctcagttcCCTTAGATGAAGGAGAGACTGTCTGATGCGCCACCAACCTCACAGGgtgttattgtttagatattaggtgtagccccaaaagctcatatgtgagataatgcaaaaagatttagaggtgaaatgattaggtcacGAGAATCTAAAACCCAGTCAGTGAATCcatcccctgacagggattaactggctggttggtaactgtaggccagtggagtgtgactggaggaggtgggtcattcaGGGGCATACCTTTAGGGTACATATTTTGTctgatgagcagagctctctctctctgcactaCCTGACGTGATGtattgagccacttccctccaccacactcttccgctatgattttctgcctcaccttgggcccagagtaatggagctgGTCATCAActaaccatgagcccctaaataaacttttcctcttccaaaattgttcttgtcaggtcttttatttatagcagcaaaatagctgatTAAAACACAGGATTATATCTAATAGCATATGGATTTAAGCACCTTAAACTGGAAACCTAGATACAAAGATGAGACTATTCTTCTTGAAATCAAATCACCTTAAGATCATACTATCAGCAACATGGAAGTAAAGGAGGCAAAGTGATCTTCTGTGAAAAGTAGAATAGCCTGTTAGCCTCTGGAGTTACTATGAACATCAGCAGTTGGCCCACAACTCAGACATGTGCAGGCAAAAGAAATTAACCcaggaaggggggaaaaaacaatgGATATTATGTGAAGAAAACAGCAAACGCAGCTCTCAGGGAGTTCTGCTCACCATGCAGTAAGCAGTGCATCACACTCACCCAGCAGGGCAGCTACTATGCCCACCAGCCCTGTGCCAGCACCCAGCTCCACGGCAGAGCAGTCCCTGAGCTCCACAGCGCCCATCTCCAGGAACGTGGAAAGGACAACAGCCTGAGTCAAAACACAGTGCGAGTATGATTAAGGTCAACAAGTGCTTTAGGAGCTGTGGGGTCAGGATGCCTATGTGCTACTGGCAGGAAGAGATTGCATGTGcacccctctccccagccccacactgccCAGTCCACTAATGTGCACAGGAAATTAGCCACTGCTGCTATGAGGTGACCTCCTACAGAGGCACACACACAGCAGACCCAGCACCCCAACAGGGGGCTGCACAGCTAGCTAGGAGCATGCTGAATCTGTGaagcttaaattttttattgtcacAGTATTTTCACACTGAGACTTAGAAAACCGTTCTAAAGAACTGACATAACAGTCTTATTTAAGGCATGTCCAATTCCTAAGCCAAGCCAGGTCAGCAAGGCCACACTTCACCTAGAAGGAAAAAGCAGCACAGTGCCCAAGGCTCCCTGAACTGCATCCCTGACTCTCATAACCCCACAGGGGCCATCACCACATGTTTTGGGCATCAGAAGGTAAATTTTGGAACTTGTGTAAGTTAGCATTTACTTATAATCCTATAGAAAAAATGGTATAgtgttaatataaatttttactaAAGTTTGTTTTTCATAGCCATGTACTAGGAGTAAATTGGCAATTCTTCTCCTCAGTCAGCTTATAGGAGGCATCctatttcttgttattatttatcATTGGTACTAATTATGGGAATAGTTTCATGCAGTTATTCAGAAGTAGATTCCCAGAAGTGGTATTACCAGGTcagattaatattattatttcttaatgtttctttAACAGCCCTAAGACAATGTTAAGACTGTAGAACGGTATTTAGGCCAGTTATTCAACAGGAATAACTAGGGGGCTACACACACACTAGGGGGCTGAGTCACAAGCCACCATTCTCAAGCAAAGCGAACAGTgtttaaagaggaaaaagtagaaaagCAGTTATTATTTTACAGCTATGGAAAACTTAAAGATGAAACATGATGTTCATTTCGGGCTTTGTCACTTTATGTATTCTTTGGTGCAGTGTTTTAGAAAGAGAACTCAGTGAGCGTCCAAAGCAGTCAGGACTTCAGACTTCTGTTACTCACTGGGTAATTACTGGCAAGCCATTTCACTCCCCTCTGTTTTCAGTTAACCGCCATTAAAATGCAATGTAATTGGGGAGGTGGGGGATAAAGGGAATGACTGGTAAGGGGAAGGGgctttggggtgatgaaaatgttttaaaattaaagtggtAATGGCTGCACTactctgaatatactaaaaaaaaaaaatgaatttgtgtAATGAAGTGAATGAAGTGCATGGTACctgaattgtatctcaataatggtatttttcttttcaaataactgAGGATGTTTTCAGAGACCCTCTGGGGCTTGCTTACCGCATCCCAAACAACTGCTGCGACTCCAAGCTGCCTCCAGTCCTGCCGGATTTGGATCGTGTGGTTTGCAAAGGAGAAAGTGGCAAGAGGCTGGTGGAATTTCTGGAGCCCCATTCCCCTGGTCTCCTCATAGGGCACCAGGGCCATTTTGTCTAACCACGCTTCTGCTGAGACCTGTCGTGCAAAAGTATCCTGTGTGACATTCTGGGCAGAAATTGCATTATCTTTTAAGTAACTCCAAATGATTGTTAAGTTTATTTATAacttcaaaagaagaagaaatgagctgAAGCCCGTCTAATTCCTTTAGCATGACTCTTCCTTTCAGTCCTACGGGAGGTAAGACGTGGCTCTGAAATCGTGCCAATGGATATCTTTGAGCAAAAAGTCCTTGAGTATTCCAACACCCATAGGATGCCCTACAGTTCCACTGTTACCATTGCGCATATTCGGAGCTGCGTAACAGTGCACCAAGCATTGGTGACTGCTCAGGGACCCCAAACTGCCTGCACTGCACTCCACTGCGGCTGCAACCAGCCTCGGGTTTGCTGCTTTTttggctggggggagggggtgggtgtTATTATTTTGGTCCTCCGGTCTAAACCACTAGGTTCAATAGTGATAATAATGGAACTGAATGTTAACGGTTTGAACAACAGCCGGATTTATGCGGTGGACACTGTACCATCTTCTGGAGACTGGAAGGCAACCACACTAGGGGTTCCGAGTCGCTCGCCAGCAGAGCGCGGCTGTGGGGTGGCTCGGAGGCCTCCACTAAGTCCCTTACCTAAACCTGCCCCCGCCCGCCCCGAAAAGGACTGGCAGGTGCCCCTTCCGGCCCCTGGGCCGAGAGCTCCGGGAATAAGTCACGGGTGGGAATGGGAGACGAGGGGTGCTCCACAGGGCCCTCTGGGATCCCCCGGCCGCGCGGGGAGCCGGCTGCACCCTGGGGCTCTGGGAGCTTCCGGGTAGAGGCCACAGAAGTCTGAGGCCGCCCCGCAGCGGGGCTCACGGGACACCCAGCCCGGGGGGCGCAGCCACGCGGGTACTTACTATCTGGAGGGTGCCCGGCGCCGCATGCGCGCTACGTTTTCCCCGCCGGGGTTGGCTGCGGAGAGGACTGGCCTTAAAAAGCCCCAGAGTCGAGAGGCGGTCGGAGGCGGGTCCCCGTCCTCCAGACACGCGTTTCCGGCGCTcctcaccccctcccttccctgggcAGGTGTTACCACCCCGCGGCGCTGGGAGCCTGGGGGCGGGGCGTGGAGGAGGCGCTGCGGGGCGGGGGCCCAATCCCGGCTTCCTCGCTTTAAGTATTTGGGTGCCGTAATTTAGTTAGCCCAGGAGATCGGGGGTAACTGGGTAGAGAGAagcaggagtgggggagggagggtaggAAAAGGGGTGGGTgcaaaagagggaaggagaggggcgGGGGAGAAGAGGGATGAGGGGGAAAGGCGAGAAGACGAAATGCTGAGCAGTTGGAGGGTGCTGCTCCGAGAGCCTGAGTGATCTGGTGACAGCGAGAGGGAAGCCTTGCTCCGGATCTGCTCTTAGGCCGATTCTCGCTTGTCCGTTTGGctcttttggtttttatttttaaaggcgtCCAGTTTAGCGGTGAAAGAGAAAGTTGAAGAATGCGTCCCGCGTCTCCTAAATGGGGTCCAAAGAGGCATAATCGCCCACTGGGTGGCAATAAGTGGAAAAGTCTCAAAacactttttgaatattttcgtTTTTATTAGCGCAGTGTAGCTATACATctaacagtggggttcattttttGACACTCACAGATGcctataatttgcttcatttcaatccccagtactttccttTTCCCACCCCTCTTCGCTCCACGTGGTCCCCTTTCTCTGCTGGTCTTGCCAAGCACTTCTTAACTAAAGCGCTAACAAGGAGTGGGCACGTGGCACCCAGGTCTGTATTTAAAAATGGGTCGGGTGGGCGCGGCGGCGGAGGCCCTAGACCCTGATCCAGGCAGTTGGTGCAAATTGTGATCCCTGGTGTTCCTCCTCCGGGAAATCCAGCGGCACCCAGTCCGCAGGCCTCGGGAGAGAGCCGGATCGAAGTGAGCACATGCGAGTGTGACCGCGCGGGGACCAGCATCCTCTTGAAGATttccttcccccccccacccacccacccacccacccacccaccctacCCGGCCAACTCCTTCCCGATGGTTCTTAGCCGGGGCTACACGTTAGAATGAACTGGAGCAAACCCCCGCAACCCGGACCCCGCCACCTGAATGCCACTTGATATTTCTAAAAGCTCTCGCAGGAACCCGGCTTACGGTGGGTGCCAGCCTCGGGCGTGGCCTGAGCCGCTCGGGGTCCTCGCTTCTCCCAGCCGGCAGGGGGCGTCCCGGCCTCTTCAGATTCCCAAGGTGACTTGCGTGAACTTTGAAGACCACCAGTGAGAGCCTTTCCCctctttatttgtttcttttgtggacTTCTCACACTCTCCGTTTTTCTTTTCGTATATCCTCTCTTACGCCCTCTACGACTTTGGGTTGCTTCTGCCTctcgatttttttcttttcctttttttaaaacctcCCTTTCCACAAAGAgagggaaatgctaattaccctgatatATCAGTGCACGCTATGtgcatgtgttgaaatatcacactattctccattattatgtacaattattacatgttaatcgaaaaaacaaagaaaaatccatttcttcccctctttttctcttatctctttaGAGAGCAAGCACTAAAGGAATGAGAAAGTATGGACTTTGGAGCCAGAGAAACcttgaaaatttaaattctgCCTCTGACACTTTAAATGGGATGGCCTTGAGTAATTACTAAATGCTAGGTCTCAGGTTCCTCGTTCTAGCTAAAGCCTGGCACAGAGGGTTTGCCCCCTTTGCCATTCCTTCTCCCTGTTCTCCATCTTTTCTACTCAAGTCATATATGTGACTTTAAATCACCTTCCCCACCTCTTCAGCACTCTACTAACATAGGCTATTTGCCTCACTACATTTACCTACAATTTGTCTACAAAGATGTTGTTCACTTTTTCTCAAAGGCAATAGACAAGAAAGTCATTTAGCCCTTCCCAATGTTGTAATTGGTACCAACTGGCTCAGGaagtgtgtgcatacacacaatTGAGAACATATGCAACTTGTACAGCAGTGTAGACATTAAACAGAGCTCTGTTTCTAtctaaacaaaccaaaacaaccaGTGGCTCCttgtgaatatttgaaaataacattgtaatccttaaaaaaaaaaaaacaaaaaaaaaaaacggtgtgTGGTAGATTACATATTACTTACAATACTCAGCCTTTCACAGGCCAATCCCTTCCGGAGGGAAGAATGTCTCTCCACCCTATTGAGGTCAAGCCTGGCCATATGACTTCCTCTGGCCAACAAAATGGGAGTGGCATTTGCCACCCATAAGCAGGAGCAGTGGGTACCTCTTATGCTGTGCTGTTGCTATTCTGCTTCTGTTTCAGGACTACAGGTCTCAAGTTAGGAAGCCCTTTGCACCAGGGTCCCCAGTTGGAACAAGACTAGAAACATGAGAGATAAACGTCTTTTGTAATGACTGAAATTTGGATGTTATTACAGTATTACTTAGAAGCTATCAGAACACAGGTATGAACAAGCCATGACATTAAAAAAttaggtagaattttttttagtatggATGTTTGGCTATTCAGCAAAGTAGGTACTTTTATCTTTGGAGGTCTGCCTTGCTCATAAAGACTTCCTTCATTGCCCTCCATCTAACTGCCCACCCACCTCCCCCATCAGCATGTGCCAGAAAGGTAGATTTACTTTTTCACATTATCTGTGAGTGACTCCAAAGTGCAGCTTAATCATAATACCAAGTTAGAATTATGCCTTTTCTTTAGAAAAAGCAGAGCTGGGCTCCTTTCTCTGGCCCTCTCTTGGACCTTTATAGCCAAAAAGGAGCCAAGCTTGGGCATGCCCTCCAGCTCTGTGGATTCCCTGTGCACCTTCAGATTGCTGAAGTCTTTCACAATCACTCCATCCCTGTGGGGAGCAGAATTTAGGATGGGCTAGAATATAAATAACCCCAGAGACCTTTGGTGACAGTAAAGGAGTTTGGAAATGTCACAGGAATTGTGAGGCCTTGGGATggtgatggtgggggtgggggtggggtggggtggcagggaTGATCAATAGATGCTAACCAGGCTTTCTTTGAACCTCCCTCATCTCTTTGGTTCTTCCAGAGATCctccaaaaagaaaaccaattgaCATGGATCTTCTCCCCTGGGAGAGTCATCAACCAGGGAAGATAACATCAGAGGAAAAGACAACCCATGGGTCATTACCTTGCCCAGATGGGCTGCCACTATGGGCTAGCACCTATTCTTCTGACAAGTCGTCCTTGAGGCAACCTTCATTAACTGAGAAGTGTTATGTGCACACCAAGACAACTTTTACACGCTGTAcaattcttcccctctccctcgcATAGCTTGTCATCGCTACTGTCCCCAATAAGCCTCTTGCCCCTATTGCTTTCAGTAGTCCAGGATGCTATATAAGCTACCAGATCTCACTGGGCTTGGGAGatattcacttttctttcatATGAATCCCCCATGTGTGCGACAAATCCGTATGCTTTCTCTCCTGTTAATCTGTCTACTCAGCTTGTTTCATAGACACAATTATAAGTTCCCTCCCCCATATACCTTTTTTACTTGCATGACTAAAATTCCCTACAATAACAATAGAAGGACACttgttctttcctcccttctattttctgaaaCTAGTCCATGTTCAGGGTCACAGTAGAAGCAAACACCTTGGTACAACTTGATCCCTCCATCCTCTCCTGAACCCCACCAGGGTGGTTATCCAACCCTGGGCTGGGTAAATGCTTCTCTATGGAACAAGAATCCAGAGTGACTGTTAGACATCTGTTGTTTTTACCTGCCCAGCATCTATCTCCCAATTTCCTGGCAGAAGTTCCCTTCTGCTAATGTTTAGGACCCCAGTTTCTGGTGTCCAAGTTCTGGGTCAACTTCTAGCTCTGCAATTTACAAATGCTCCATGACTTACAAAGTAATTACATGCTGATAAACCCATCACAAATTGAAAACACATTGAATACACCTAACCTAATAAGTATCATAGTTTAGCAACACAGAACACTACAGAGTAAGTTGTTTCCTCTCATGATCAAGTGGCTGGCTTGAGGCTGCAGCTTGATGCTCTGACCAGCGTCCTGAGGGAGGATCATACTGTGCATATCATCACTAGCACCGAAAAAGATACAAATTCAAACTTCAAAATACAGTTTCCTCTGAGCGCATGTTGTGTTTGCACATTGTAAGTTGGAGACTGGTTATCTGTGAGggtttgtgtctcagtttctctGTGTATCAAATAAGGATAACATCATGATTAAAttagttaacaaaaaaaaaaaataataataacctgaGGTTAAAATGAGTTGCCTGCTTAGAACTGATCCAAAACACAGTGAACTCTATAAAAATGTGCTGTTACTGTTTTATATTTGGAGTAGGCTAACCTCAACTCAAGCTCCATAACAGGCACATGTCTCAGGCCTGGCCAAATAAGCACATTCCTCCCTTTGGGCTATAAGTGATTTAGAAGTAAACATGTGACCAACACTAAGCTTGACCAGAGCCCAGCTTTGTTGGGAAAGGAGAGAAACCTGGAGGTCCTATTGGTCTTTTGTCCCAAGAGGACACTACCAGCAGGGAATGTAGACAATGTGGCCCTAGTGAAGGGAAAGGCTGCTTCTGATGGTGCCCTTTGACCACCTGGATCCAGCTGTCCTAGAATTTTCTGTTATATGAGCTGTTAAATTCCCTAATTAGCTTAAGCCCTTtgagctactttttttttctggtccccTGTAGAAGAAAAACAATCTTAATACAT is a window encoding:
- the Mettl21a gene encoding protein N-lysine methyltransferase METTL21A isoform X4, with the translated sequence MALVPYEETRGMGLQKFHQPLATFSFANHTIQIRQDWRQLGVAAVVWDAAVVLSTFLEMGAVELRDCSAVELGAGTGLVGIVAALLVFGGHNIFVCMWC